A window from Montipora capricornis isolate CH-2021 chromosome 7, ASM3666992v2, whole genome shotgun sequence encodes these proteins:
- the LOC138056111 gene encoding uncharacterized protein, giving the protein MKIKWIDELQEEYNEASAVYAKYENEKQLIEQKEKEELNRQHMMKLREEEFQRIVQQTIIKKKSAEAIFEALVEHVKNVIETRADDENAGIALRKTEKEIELALADCKSAHNKLLEILNEATAENEIEWIRRIQTCYNETIETIQTFTARTENRNNARQNCALRIEKAKMPSFNGTIREYPQFKQDFQKQVMPTLDKNSACYILLSCLEREPAETVKSVDDDIKEMWKRLDEKYGDPAKLTDAIINTIQDVRNVKEGENKRFIELVDAVEDGYKDLKRLGLEREITTTSSVSIIERKLPANIKREWAKLVSADNSVVNKTDKFPSLLNFLLSQKRAIEYDTTELRLTTTSPIKGSAHYAKTNKDSVERREDSTRPQNSKCLFHRESDHWTSDCKFYLSKPNEDKMKTLKEKGACWSCLRRDCLRHRLLECRKKRPCGVNGCTKWHHQTLHKDEKIETALQGISGSASVCDNNIADSCLLQIQRIATKRRWVNVLWDSGASLCFITNDKAKAERLKGTKVELSIIKVGGDNEKITSTRYKLSLIDKQGQEVQFDVYGIDKITSDLQSVNVNGIIQLFKDISKDDISRPSGTIDVLTGYEYAAYHPQSEQTSGHLPLLKNRFGRCIGGTHPFIKETTRNHMLNHINVNTAIVRVEDFYNIENLGIGCSPRCGGCKCGKCSLGAQNFTIKEEKELQLIESKLEYNKEEKRWLTEYPWIRDPAQLPDNKRAAMGMLISTEKRLAKNKEHANVYQKQIEDMIEREVARKLSQTELKNYKGPIHYISHHEVLKPDSKSTPVRIVFNSSARYMGHMLNDYWAKGPHLLNDLLGVLIRFRENNIAMIGDIKKMYHTVKIKTIEQHTHRFLWRDMDTGRPPDTYVIQRVSFGDKPSGTIATVALRKTAEMGADRYPEATQVIKENTYMDDIIESVPTKEKATKLAKDIEALLDEGKE; this is encoded by the coding sequence TGACGAAAACGCAGGGATAGCGTTGCGtaaaactgaaaaggaaatcgaGCTTGCGCTAGCAGACTGTAAGAGCGCGCACAATAAATTACTTGAGATATTAAACGAGGCCACAGCTGAAAATGAAATCGAATGGATTCGAAGAATTCAAACATGTTACAATGAGACAattgaaacaattcaaactttcaCCGCCAGGACAGAAAACAGAAATAACGCCAGACAAAATTGTGCACTTCGCATTGAAAAGGCTAAAATGCCATCTTTTAATGGAACAATCAGAGAATATCCACAATTTAAGCAggattttcaaaaacaagtgATGCCAACATTGGATAAAAACAGCGCGTGCTACATTCTACTCTCGTGCTTGGAAAGAGAGCCAGCGGAAACAGTAAAAAGCGTAGATGATGATATAAAAGAGATGTGGAAACGACTCGACGAAAAATACGGAGATCCAGCTAAATTAACGGACGCAATCATTAATACAATTCAAGACGTAAGAAACGTTAAAGAGGGGGAGAACAAAAGATTCATAGAATTGGTTGATGCTGTAGAAGATGGATATAAAGATCTGAAAAGACTTGGATTGGAAAGAGAAATCACAACCACAAGTTCAGTTAGcataattgaaagaaaactaCCTGCTAATATAAAAAGGGAATGGGCTAAATTGGTTAGCGCAGACAATAGCGTGGTAAACAAAACCGACAAATTTCCAAGCCTTCTTAACTTTCTCCTCAGCCAGAAAAGAGCAATTGAATATGATACCACAGAGCTACGACTTACTACTACCTCACCAATAAAAGGCTCAGCacattatgcaaaaacaaacaaagattcaGTAGAAAGACGAGAAGACAGCACCCGCCCCCAAAATAGTAAATGTTTATTCCACAGGGAATCAGATCATTGGACGAGCGACTGTAAATTCTACCTATCAAAACCAAATGaagataaaatgaaaacattgaaggaaaagGGAGCCTGCTGGTCGTGTTTACGAAGAGACTGCTTGAGACACAGACTGCTTGAATGTAGGAAGAAGAGACCTTGCGGCGTGAACGGATGCACCAAATGGCATCACCAGACACTTcataaagatgaaaaaattgaaaccGCTTTACAAGGAATCTCCGGGTCCGCAAGTGTATGTGACAACAACATCGCAGACTCTTGTCTATTGCAGATACAGCGAATCGCCACAAAGCGCCGTTGGGTCAATGTTCTATGGGATAGCGGAGCTTCACTCTGTTTCATTACAAATGACAAAGCAAAAGCCGAGCGACTGAAAGGAACGAAAGTTGAACTTTCCATAATCAAAGTAGGAGGAGACAATGAGAAAATCACATCCACTAGATACAAACTTTCACTAATAGACAAACAAGGTCAAGAAGTTCAATTTGACGTATACGGAATCGATAAAATTACTTCAGACCTACAGAGCGTAAACGTGAACGGAATCATTCAACTATTTAAAGATATTTCTAAAGATGATATATCAAGACCATCAGGAACAATTGATGTCTTAACTGGTTACGAATACGCGGCGTATCATCCACAGAGTGAGCAAACTTCAGGACACCTTCCTCTACTAAAAAATCGCTTTGGAAGATGCATTGGTGGAACACACCCCTTTATCAAGGAAACGACACGAAACCACATGCTCAATCACATAAATGTCAACACAGCAATTGTCCGAGTTGAAGATTTCTATAACATAGAGAACCTTGGAATCGGATGTTCACCCCGCTGCGGTGGATGTAAGTGTGGGAAATGTTCTTTAGGGGCCCAAAACTTCACcataaaggaagaaaaagaattacAACTGATCGAAAGCAAGCTGGAGTACaataaagaagaaaagagaTGGCTTACAGAATATCCATGGATTCGGGATCCCGCCCAATTGCCTGATAATAAAAGGGCTGCTATGGGAATGCTCATATCAACTGAAAAAAGATTAGCAAAAAATAAAGAACACGCTAACGTTTATCAGAAACAAATTGAAGATATGATCGAACGAGAAGTCGCACGAAAACTCTCGCAAACAGAACTCAAAAACTACAAAGGACCAATTCACTACATTTCTCATCATGAAGTTTTGAAGCCAGATTCCAAATCAACTCCAGTAAGAATCGTGTTTAATAGCAGCGCACGTTACATGGGACACATGCTCAATGACTACTGGGCTAAAGGACCACACCTACTTAATGATCTCTTGGGAGTACTCATAAGGTTCAGAGAAAACAACATTGCAATGATAGGTGATATCAAGAAAATGTATCATACAGTCAAGATCAAAACTATTGAGCAACATACACATAGATTTCTATGGAGAGATATGGACACTGGAAGACCACCAGACACGTATGTAATACAAAGAGTGTCATTTGGAGACAAACCATCGGGGACGATCGCTACTGTTGCATTGAGAAAAACAGCAGAAATGGGAGCGGATAGATATCCCGAAGCGACTCAGGTCATCAAAGAAAACACGTATATGGATGACATAATAGAGAGTGTTCCCACCAAAGAAAAAGCGACAAAACTCGCTAAGGATATAGAAGCCTTACTTGACGAAGGAAAAGAATAA
- the LOC138056112 gene encoding uncharacterized protein has translation MDPASLSSPESEWPIHKTLTKEQLPELIKIASTITKPFRKDDKDTLASRINIDRYSDFGKLIRVTARILTMYQRKPKSSFKHAGQSLTPSDIAKAEKFWIMEAQKSMYKDVEKGRYKRLCPRKNTDGIYVVGGRGERWIEMSHNKNEVILLPYDHRFSRLYSEHIHKRGHLGVLSTASKIRTRFWIVKLLKMVKSIRYNCVICKKLDKRLTEQIMGKLPEDRLKPSPAWTCTAIDLFGPFKIRDEVKKRTTGKTYGVIFNCLGTRAVHVDLAADYSTEKFLMVLRRFASIRGYPSKLYSDNGPQLVAANEELKNVVQGWNQEQLKEFGVMEGFKWDFAPADAPWQNGVSEALVKSVNRAITAAISDHVMAFSELQTVCFEVANLVNERPIGRHPTSPDDGTYLRPNDLLLGRATSRVPSGPFREPSNPRQRFEFVQNVVNYFWKKWTRDYFPS, from the coding sequence ATGGACCCAGCTTCCTTGAGTTCCCCCGAATCCGAATGGCCAATACACAAAACACTGACAAAGGAGCAACTTCCTGAATTAATCAAAATAGCATCCACTATAACCAAACCTTTCAGAAAAGATGACAAGGACACATTGGCGTCAAGAATCAACATCGACAGATATTCAGATTTTGGAAAACTAATCAGAGTGACAGCCAGAATTTTGACAATGTACCAAAGAAAACCGAAATCTTCCTTCAAACACGCCGGACAGTCACTAACGCCAAGTGATATAGcaaaggcagaaaaattctggattatggaAGCGCAAAAAAGCATGTATAAAGACGTTGAAAAAGGACGATACAAACGCCTGTGCCCCAGAAAGAATACAGATGGAATATACGTGGTTGGAGGACGGGGAGAAAGGTGGATTGAGATGAGTCACAACAAAAATGAAGTTATCCTTCTTCCTTATGATCATCGATTTTCACGTCTATATAGTGAACATATCCATAAAAGAGGCCACCTTGGTGTTCTCTCGACAGCCAGTAAAATTCGCACAAGATTCTGGATTGTCAAATTACTGAAGATGGTCAAGTCTATCAGATACAACTGCGTAATATGCAAGAAACTAGACAAAAGACTGACTGAGCAAATTATGGGAAAATTACCAGAGGACAGATTAAAGCCGTCTCCCGCCTGGACTTGCACTGCTATTGATCTATTTGGACCATTCAAAATTCGAGACGAGGTGAAGAAAAGAACGACTGGGAAAACATATGGAGTGATCTTCAACTGTTTAGGCACCCGCGCAGTACATGTAGATCTAGCCGCGGATTATAGCACTGAGAAATTCCTTATGGTCCTGCGAAGATTTGCATCTATTCGAGGGTATCCTTCGAAACTATATTCCGACAATGGACCTCAGCTGGTTGCCGCAAAtgaagaattaaaaaatgtggtACAAGGTTGGAATCAAGAGCAACTAAAAGAATTTGGCGTGATGGAAGGATTCAAGTGGGATTTTGCCCCAGCTGATGCACCATGGCAAAACGGAGTGTCAGAAGCGTTAGTGAAATCGGTGAATCGAGCGATAACAGCAGCTATAAGTGATCATGTCATGGCATTCTCAGAACTCCAAACCGTTTGCTTCGAGGTAGCAAACCTTGTAAATGAAAGACCTATCGGAAGACACCCTACGTCTCCAGATGATGGCACTTATTTACGTCCCAATGACTTACTACTAGGCAGAGCAACTTCACGAGTGCCAAGCGGGCCTTTCAGAGAGCCTTCCAATCCTCGTCAGCGATTCGAATTTGTCCAGAATGTTGTGAACTACTTCTGGAAGAAATGGACAAGGGACTACTTTCCAAGCTAA